One part of the Salinivirga cyanobacteriivorans genome encodes these proteins:
- a CDS encoding response regulator, whose amino-acid sequence MDLIRIVLVDDHKLLLSSMKVMLEKEDFIEVVGKAYNGKDFLEMMDNIEFDMVLMDIDMPGMNGIEAARGALSRRPDIKIITVSMFDDFDNYNQVIEAGVHGFVVKNAEIRELLEAIYSVWRNEKYFSPQLLENAIEYMSNRQDKSKVKYLLSKREMQVLKLISEGLSSNEIAANLDISPRTVEKHRDALLKKTKSKNAVTLAVFASKHGLLD is encoded by the coding sequence ATGGATTTGATACGCATCGTACTTGTAGACGACCACAAGTTATTATTGAGCAGCATGAAAGTTATGCTCGAGAAAGAAGACTTTATTGAAGTAGTTGGGAAGGCATACAATGGCAAGGATTTTCTGGAGATGATGGATAATATCGAGTTCGATATGGTGCTGATGGATATTGACATGCCGGGCATGAATGGTATTGAAGCAGCCAGAGGAGCCTTATCGCGCCGCCCTGATATCAAAATAATAACAGTATCGATGTTCGATGATTTTGACAATTACAACCAGGTAATTGAGGCCGGGGTGCATGGTTTTGTAGTAAAAAATGCAGAAATACGCGAGTTACTTGAAGCCATATACAGCGTGTGGCGCAATGAAAAATATTTTTCTCCTCAATTGCTTGAAAATGCCATTGAGTATATGTCGAACCGGCAAGACAAAAGCAAGGTCAAATATTTACTTTCCAAACGTGAGATGCAGGTACTCAAACTCATTAGCGAAGGATTATCAAGCAATGAAATTGCTGCTAATCTTGATATCAGCCCGCGTACAGTGGAAAAGCACCGAGACGCACTGCTCAAAAAAACCAAATCGAAAAACGCTGTTACCCTCGCTGTATTTGCCTCAAAACATGGCCTGCTCGACTAA
- a CDS encoding OmpA family protein, translating into MKKFLFGILILLVMPHFTFSQENLVLNPGFEEYTDCPLRHTPEDVTTVLIPHWTFPNKTASDYFNKCSDQGAGIPSNFAGYSHAKQGEGYAGAILSGSTFTHREYLQGELSEPMKKGQRYCVSFYYKLASGSRFAIDQLGLHLSNEKLAFKTKKEIDVEPQLKNPKGIFLVNTHEWKHFCRVYKADGGEQFLSIGNFHSYEETNYVGVEKKNKSSHSLTDYAYYYFDQVEVREITNCEACACIPHDLQVAVVDSFYTGGFNPITGKIDQKRNDGRVRISVQGGTKPYDVQWNTGNESMSVKNLAAGTYKYTVTDALNCIREGEVKFVAPKVEDTEKEDDLFNIKEGTAIVLNNIFFETGKTALLPQSYTELDKVAAFIKDNNISKIEISGHTDDVGNPQYNQKLSEGRAKAVVDYLVSQGVSPDVLTYKGYGQDKPVDTNKTAEGRANNRRVEFFLLKK; encoded by the coding sequence ATGAAAAAATTTTTATTCGGGATATTGATTTTATTAGTCATGCCCCACTTCACATTCAGTCAGGAAAACCTGGTGCTCAACCCCGGTTTTGAAGAATACACTGACTGTCCGCTGCGACATACACCAGAAGATGTAACCACAGTATTAATTCCGCACTGGACTTTTCCCAACAAAACAGCCTCTGACTATTTTAATAAATGTTCAGATCAGGGAGCAGGCATACCTTCGAACTTTGCAGGCTACAGCCATGCAAAACAGGGTGAAGGATATGCCGGAGCCATTTTAAGCGGGTCAACATTTACTCACCGCGAATATTTGCAGGGCGAGCTGTCAGAACCGATGAAAAAAGGCCAGCGCTATTGCGTTTCGTTCTATTACAAGCTGGCAAGTGGTTCGCGTTTTGCCATTGATCAACTGGGATTGCATCTGTCGAACGAAAAACTGGCTTTTAAAACAAAAAAAGAGATCGATGTAGAGCCACAACTCAAAAACCCTAAAGGTATTTTCCTTGTGAATACACACGAATGGAAACACTTTTGCAGGGTATACAAAGCCGATGGCGGTGAACAATTCTTATCTATCGGCAATTTCCATTCCTATGAAGAAACCAATTACGTGGGTGTGGAAAAGAAAAATAAAAGCAGTCACAGTTTAACAGATTATGCTTATTACTATTTTGACCAGGTTGAAGTCCGCGAAATAACCAACTGCGAGGCCTGCGCCTGCATTCCACATGACCTGCAGGTAGCTGTAGTAGATTCGTTTTATACAGGTGGTTTCAACCCCATAACAGGTAAAATAGACCAAAAACGGAACGATGGACGGGTGCGGATATCAGTTCAGGGTGGTACAAAGCCATACGATGTGCAATGGAACACAGGCAACGAGAGCATGTCGGTTAAAAACCTTGCAGCAGGAACCTACAAATACACCGTAACCGATGCCTTAAACTGCATACGCGAAGGAGAAGTTAAGTTTGTGGCACCCAAGGTAGAAGATACAGAAAAAGAAGACGACCTGTTTAACATCAAAGAAGGTACAGCCATTGTACTGAACAATATCTTTTTTGAAACAGGCAAAACTGCTTTGCTGCCGCAATCATACACCGAACTCGATAAGGTAGCCGCTTTTATAAAAGACAACAACATCAGTAAAATTGAGATTTCGGGCCATACCGATGACGTGGGCAACCCCCAATACAACCAGAAATTGAGTGAAGGACGAGCAAAAGCGGTAGTCGATTATCTTGTTTCGCAAGGCGTCAGCCCTGATGTACTCACTTACAAAGGCTACGGACAAGACAAGCCAGTTGACACTAACAAAACAGCCGAAGGGCGCGCCAATAACCGAAGAGTAGAATTTTTCCTTCTTAAAAAATAA
- a CDS encoding GWxTD domain-containing protein: MNRIVIIIAVMLSGLMLRAQTPTGYFHYAPFMDINGDPYLETYLAIAGNSVKYRDVEGEEDKVQASVEVTMIFKNGDIVKAYRKFNLKSAELDILKDGKPAFLNLERFALDNGTYNFELTLKDNYAKGEKFTYSDIITINIDSTDLAFSGITLAESIKPTQKRNQYTKSGFDIIPFVSNFYPDDVNELSFYAEIYNMDKAVGQDSVFLVTTYLEGNPTKRMYTEFAHKSRKTAAPINVIMKSFDISKLNSGNYNLVIEVRNSKNELLGQHKKFIQRANAEYNELDVDYTSIDISRTFAQEITNFNQLEDHIYAIYPIANRMEQKFILQDFKPGQMKLMQQFFYNFWKERNPANPEAEWNIYKDQLKIVQEHFGYGRRRGYATDLGRIYLKYGPPSSIREDHLGQQQIISGGGADQTMVDAVDYQIWHYYKVNGQTDRIFVFVKGLDKYSLGGEYVLLYTDVAGELSYDDGLNFNSVSGLLRDIDSQMLRDIQSESSRALSRFLSGQR, encoded by the coding sequence ATGAACCGCATAGTAATCATAATTGCAGTTATGTTATCGGGCCTCATGCTCAGAGCCCAGACTCCAACCGGATACTTTCATTATGCACCGTTTATGGACATTAACGGTGACCCCTACCTTGAAACCTATCTCGCCATAGCCGGAAATTCGGTTAAATACAGAGATGTAGAAGGTGAAGAAGATAAAGTACAGGCATCTGTGGAAGTTACCATGATTTTCAAGAATGGTGATATTGTAAAAGCTTACCGAAAGTTTAACTTAAAAAGTGCCGAACTTGACATTTTAAAAGATGGAAAACCCGCCTTTTTGAACCTGGAGCGGTTCGCACTTGACAATGGTACCTACAATTTTGAGCTGACCCTGAAAGACAATTATGCCAAAGGAGAAAAATTTACCTACAGCGACATCATCACCATTAATATTGACAGTACTGACCTTGCGTTTAGTGGTATAACCCTCGCAGAAAGCATTAAGCCCACACAAAAGCGCAATCAATACACAAAAAGCGGGTTCGACATTATTCCATTTGTGAGCAACTTTTACCCTGACGATGTGAATGAATTGTCGTTCTATGCCGAAATCTACAACATGGATAAAGCTGTAGGTCAGGACTCTGTGTTTTTGGTTACCACCTACCTCGAAGGTAACCCAACCAAAAGAATGTACACTGAGTTTGCACACAAAAGTCGCAAAACGGCAGCCCCCATCAACGTCATCATGAAGTCGTTCGACATCAGTAAACTAAACTCAGGCAACTACAACCTTGTGATTGAAGTGCGCAACAGCAAAAACGAACTGCTGGGGCAACACAAAAAATTCATTCAGCGTGCCAATGCTGAATACAACGAACTCGATGTAGACTACACAAGCATAGATATTTCCAGGACATTTGCACAGGAGATCACCAATTTCAACCAACTTGAAGATCATATTTATGCGATCTACCCCATTGCCAATCGTATGGAGCAGAAATTTATTTTACAGGATTTTAAGCCCGGTCAAATGAAACTCATGCAGCAATTCTTTTACAATTTTTGGAAAGAACGCAACCCGGCCAATCCCGAAGCTGAATGGAACATATACAAAGATCAGCTGAAAATTGTACAGGAACACTTTGGCTATGGACGAAGAAGAGGCTATGCTACCGACCTCGGCAGAATTTACCTCAAATATGGCCCGCCAAGTTCCATAAGAGAAGACCATTTGGGACAGCAACAAATAATTAGTGGCGGTGGTGCCGATCAAACCATGGTTGATGCGGTAGATTACCAAATATGGCACTACTACAAAGTAAACGGACAAACCGACCGTATCTTTGTTTTTGTAAAAGGGCTCGACAAATACAGCCTTGGCGGCGAATACGTGTTGCTCTATACCGATGTGGCAGGAGAACTCTCGTATGACGACGGATTGAATTTTAATTCCGTGAGCGGATTACTAAGAGATATTGACAGCCAAATGCTCAGAGATATTCAGAGCGAATCTTCCAGGGCACTGTCAAGATTCCTTTCGGGACAACGGTAA
- a CDS encoding inositol monophosphatase family protein, whose product MKTLETIKTPLLELIKTTGNFIRDEKGKIKEQQIDDKAHNSFVTYVDKKAESMLVEGLQKLIPGSGFIAEEGTAGESESDWRWIIDPLDGTTNYIHDIYPVAVSVALQHKQQTVAGVVYEVGHDELFYAFEDEQAMLNGKPIHTSTHKKMPDSLYATGFPYYDYKRLPNYMKVLDYMMQNTRGIRRHGSAATDLVYVACGRFDAFFEYSLSPWDVAAGAYIVQKAGGIVTDFKGGNNYLFGEEIIATNSFLAKATQSVVDEKMN is encoded by the coding sequence ATGAAAACACTTGAAACCATCAAAACGCCATTGCTGGAACTGATAAAAACTACCGGCAATTTTATCAGAGATGAAAAAGGTAAAATAAAGGAACAGCAAATTGATGACAAAGCCCACAACAGCTTCGTAACCTATGTGGATAAAAAGGCCGAATCGATGCTTGTGGAAGGCCTTCAAAAGCTTATTCCGGGATCGGGATTTATTGCCGAAGAAGGTACCGCCGGCGAAAGCGAAAGTGACTGGCGCTGGATAATCGATCCGCTCGATGGTACCACAAATTACATTCACGACATTTACCCCGTTGCCGTAAGTGTGGCCTTGCAACACAAACAGCAAACTGTAGCAGGTGTGGTTTATGAAGTGGGCCACGATGAATTATTTTATGCTTTCGAGGATGAACAGGCCATGCTGAATGGTAAACCTATCCATACATCCACTCACAAAAAAATGCCCGACAGCCTGTACGCAACCGGGTTTCCATATTACGATTACAAGCGCCTGCCAAACTATATGAAAGTACTCGATTACATGATGCAAAACACCCGCGGCATACGCAGACACGGCAGTGCTGCTACAGATTTGGTTTATGTGGCATGCGGCCGTTTCGATGCATTTTTTGAGTATAGTCTGAGCCCATGGGATGTGGCAGCCGGCGCTTATATAGTGCAAAAAGCCGGAGGCATTGTCACAGACTTTAAAGGCGGCAATAACTACCTGTTTGGAGAAGAAATAATTGCCACCAACAGCTTCCTGGCAAAAGCAACACAATCAGTCGTAGATGAGAAAATGAATTAA
- the mtaB gene encoding tRNA (N(6)-L-threonylcarbamoyladenosine(37)-C(2))-methylthiotransferase MtaB, whose product MAKSVSFRTLGCKLNFAETSSLATVFEQKGYERTNNFVESDIIVINTCSVTSLAEKKGRNLLSKARRANPNAKIVVLGCYAQLRPEELHNLETADLILGNEEKFKVFDYLEQDAQPSVYTHPFKEITTFDSAWSSGDRTRTFLKVQDGCNYFCAYCTIPMARGLSRSPEIQTIVETAKEIIATGTKEIILTGVNVGDFGRQHGESFYELLKALVELENIPRLRLSSIEPNLMNYDIIQLVANQEALMPHFHIPLQCGTDELLEKMNRRYTTELFAERVSEIKRTVPDACIAADVIVGVPGETDEHHQRAMKFIESLDLSYLHVFTYSSRPGTKASEMNHQVKSQVKQQRSREMHQLADKMSRNFHQRHLQQTRKVLFEREIQNNFIFGFTDNYIRVKTPYREGMENTILNVYLSELDEEGTVKGTIV is encoded by the coding sequence ATGGCAAAAAGCGTCTCATTTCGCACGTTAGGCTGCAAACTTAATTTTGCAGAAACCTCATCACTGGCTACCGTTTTTGAGCAGAAAGGTTATGAAAGAACCAATAACTTTGTTGAAAGCGACATTATAGTAATCAATACCTGCTCGGTAACTTCACTTGCCGAAAAAAAAGGGCGTAATTTGCTTTCAAAAGCACGCAGAGCAAACCCCAATGCTAAGATTGTGGTGCTGGGATGCTATGCCCAGCTCCGGCCCGAGGAACTTCACAACCTTGAAACAGCAGACCTGATTCTGGGGAACGAAGAAAAGTTTAAAGTTTTTGATTACCTGGAGCAAGACGCGCAACCATCCGTATATACCCATCCTTTTAAAGAAATTACCACATTTGACAGCGCCTGGTCATCAGGCGATCGCACACGCACATTTCTGAAAGTGCAGGACGGCTGTAACTACTTTTGTGCCTATTGCACCATTCCCATGGCCCGCGGGCTAAGCAGGAGTCCCGAAATTCAAACCATTGTAGAAACAGCAAAGGAAATTATTGCCACCGGCACCAAAGAAATAATTCTTACAGGCGTAAACGTTGGTGATTTCGGCAGGCAGCACGGCGAAAGCTTTTATGAGCTGCTAAAAGCACTTGTGGAACTTGAAAATATACCAAGGCTCAGGCTAAGTTCCATTGAGCCCAACCTAATGAATTATGACATCATTCAACTGGTGGCCAATCAGGAGGCACTTATGCCCCATTTTCATATTCCGTTGCAGTGTGGTACCGACGAGTTGCTTGAAAAAATGAACCGCCGTTACACAACCGAACTATTTGCTGAAAGGGTTTCAGAAATAAAACGCACTGTACCCGATGCATGTATTGCAGCTGACGTTATTGTGGGCGTGCCCGGAGAGACAGACGAACACCATCAGCGGGCAATGAAATTTATTGAATCGTTGGATTTGTCGTACCTTCATGTATTTACCTACTCCTCAAGGCCCGGGACCAAAGCTTCAGAAATGAATCATCAGGTAAAATCCCAGGTTAAGCAACAACGCAGCAGGGAGATGCACCAGCTGGCAGATAAAATGTCGCGTAACTTCCACCAGCGCCATCTGCAACAAACACGCAAGGTCCTCTTTGAAAGAGAAATACAAAACAACTTTATTTTTGGATTTACTGACAATTACATCAGGGTAAAGACACCCTACAGAGAAGGTATGGAAAACACAATTTTGAATGTATATTTGTCAGAGTTGGATGAAGAAGGAACCGTAAAAGGCACAATTGTATGA
- a CDS encoding MerR family transcriptional regulator has translation MYSIKDLERLTGIKAHTIRMWEKRYGIIEPKRTETNIRTYCDTDVKKLLNIAVLNKHGLRISKLAGLSDQELREKVVSLNVGLNTSSVQIEHLIISMIDMDEIKFESVLNRSIIKNGFEETVKTLLFPFFDRIGVLWQTGSISPAQEHFVSNLVRQKLFVATDRIVPESNVKTPTFVFFLHDHELHEIGLLFYHYIAKKWGMKTLYLGQIVPFDDLKEVHKKVKPQYLFTSFTASMDEGWIENYIKELTAEFSDATVYISGYQVKEMVDLPKNVQMVKDIEDFKEIVKEIVN, from the coding sequence ATGTACTCGATAAAAGATTTGGAAAGACTTACAGGTATTAAGGCGCACACTATACGAATGTGGGAAAAACGCTATGGGATAATAGAGCCAAAACGAACTGAGACCAATATCAGGACATATTGTGATACAGATGTTAAAAAGCTTTTGAATATAGCTGTGCTTAATAAGCATGGACTAAGAATATCTAAACTTGCCGGCCTGTCTGATCAGGAGTTGCGTGAGAAGGTGGTTTCGCTGAATGTCGGACTTAATACATCAAGTGTGCAGATAGAGCACCTCATAATCAGCATGATTGATATGGATGAGATCAAGTTCGAATCTGTTTTGAATCGCTCTATAATTAAGAATGGTTTTGAAGAGACCGTTAAAACCCTGCTATTTCCTTTTTTCGATCGAATCGGGGTCTTGTGGCAAACAGGCTCCATTAGTCCTGCCCAGGAACATTTTGTTTCTAATCTGGTGCGTCAGAAATTATTTGTGGCCACAGACAGAATTGTGCCTGAATCCAATGTAAAAACACCTACCTTTGTTTTCTTTTTGCACGACCACGAATTGCACGAAATCGGTTTATTGTTTTACCACTACATAGCCAAAAAGTGGGGTATGAAAACGCTTTATCTCGGGCAAATTGTACCATTTGACGATTTAAAGGAAGTTCACAAGAAAGTTAAACCCCAATATCTATTTACTTCGTTCACGGCCAGCATGGACGAAGGCTGGATAGAAAATTATATCAAGGAACTGACTGCGGAATTTTCTGATGCAACCGTCTATATTAGCGGTTACCAGGTGAAAGAAATGGTAGATTTGCCCAAAAATGTACAGATGGTAAAAGATATAGAAGACTTTAAAGAAATTGTAAAAGAGATAGTCAATTAA
- a CDS encoding lipocalin family protein, which yields MYKSLAFSIILSIVFFSCSMPKFNPDTTQAIKSLHVDRYMGKWYEIYRLPMRAEKDLVNVTATYTLRNDNRIDVLNEGYKHHPGGKHKKAKALAWQPNPEIDGALIVRFFGLFKADYLILALDDDYQWAVVSTLSRKYAWVLAREPDISTDLEQKLLDTAQSFNIDTSRFIKTVQQW from the coding sequence ATGTATAAAAGTCTTGCGTTTAGTATAATATTGAGTATTGTATTTTTTTCGTGCAGCATGCCAAAATTTAATCCCGATACAACCCAGGCCATAAAATCCCTCCATGTAGATCGATATATGGGCAAGTGGTACGAGATATACCGTCTGCCCATGCGTGCAGAGAAAGACCTGGTTAATGTAACAGCCACTTACACACTTCGCAACGATAACCGCATCGATGTTTTGAACGAAGGATATAAGCACCACCCCGGGGGAAAACATAAAAAAGCAAAAGCGCTGGCCTGGCAGCCAAACCCGGAGATTGATGGAGCCCTTATTGTAAGGTTTTTCGGATTATTTAAAGCCGATTACCTTATTCTGGCGCTCGATGATGATTATCAATGGGCAGTTGTAAGCACCCTAAGCCGGAAGTATGCATGGGTTTTGGCACGTGAACCTGATATTTCAACCGATCTCGAACAAAAATTATTGGATACCGCTCAAAGTTTTAACATCGATACATCACGTTTTATAAAAACAGTTCAGCAATGGTAA
- a CDS encoding cryptochrome/photolyase family protein, with translation MVNAAPVLFWLRRDLRLTDNRGLFEALNSGHKVQLLFIFDTDITDELPADDHRISLIYDQLKLLHEAVKPYNSSLLVKYGRPAEVFREVFERLKPAAVYTNEDYEPYAVERDEHIAQLCDEYSIGFEKFKDQVIVHPRDVLKKDGKPYTVFTPWSKKWFAAFDAERLSIYHSEQHLQQLAPGNYELPKLDAMGFQYNPREIQTEFPASGLLKNYDDQRNFPAVPGTSRLSAALRFGFISIRKLAKHAAAYGTFLNELAWREFYMMIIYYFPHVVSKSFKPQYDNIRWRNNEDEFARWCQGSTGYPIVDAGMRELNQSGYMHNRVRMITASFLTKHLLIDWRWGEAYFAQKLTDYELASNNGGWQWAAGSGCDAAPYFRVFNPELQTKKFDPRFSYIKKWVPEYDTFNYVKPIVDHKFARERALNTYKSALKKA, from the coding sequence ATGGTAAATGCTGCCCCTGTATTATTCTGGCTCAGAAGAGACCTGCGCCTGACTGATAATCGCGGACTTTTTGAAGCGCTCAATTCGGGCCACAAAGTTCAGCTGCTTTTTATTTTCGATACTGATATTACTGACGAATTACCTGCCGATGACCATCGTATATCGTTGATTTATGATCAATTAAAATTGCTACATGAGGCTGTTAAACCTTATAACAGCAGTCTGTTGGTGAAGTACGGCAGGCCTGCTGAAGTTTTTCGTGAGGTTTTTGAGCGCCTTAAACCTGCTGCAGTTTATACCAACGAAGACTATGAGCCTTATGCCGTTGAACGCGATGAGCATATCGCGCAATTGTGTGATGAATACAGCATAGGTTTTGAGAAGTTTAAGGACCAGGTGATTGTACATCCCCGGGACGTTCTGAAAAAAGACGGGAAGCCCTACACGGTTTTCACACCATGGTCTAAAAAATGGTTTGCTGCATTCGATGCAGAGCGTTTATCAATTTACCATAGTGAACAACATTTGCAGCAACTGGCCCCAGGCAATTATGAATTGCCGAAGCTCGACGCAATGGGCTTTCAGTACAATCCCCGGGAAATTCAAACTGAATTTCCAGCGTCCGGTTTGCTGAAAAACTACGATGATCAAAGAAATTTTCCGGCGGTACCGGGTACATCGAGACTTAGTGCTGCATTGCGGTTTGGTTTTATCAGCATCCGCAAGTTGGCAAAGCATGCTGCAGCCTATGGCACTTTTTTAAACGAACTGGCCTGGCGGGAGTTTTATATGATGATTATTTACTACTTTCCGCATGTGGTGAGCAAATCATTTAAGCCACAATACGACAATATACGCTGGCGCAATAATGAGGATGAATTTGCCCGGTGGTGCCAGGGGAGTACAGGTTATCCCATTGTGGATGCGGGTATGCGCGAGCTCAATCAATCGGGTTATATGCACAACCGGGTGCGCATGATTACGGCCAGCTTTCTTACAAAGCATTTATTAATAGACTGGCGGTGGGGTGAAGCCTATTTTGCTCAAAAACTGACCGATTATGAATTGGCTTCAAATAATGGAGGATGGCAATGGGCTGCAGGAAGTGGCTGTGATGCTGCTCCCTATTTCCGCGTTTTTAATCCCGAATTGCAAACCAAAAAATTCGATCCGCGCTTCAGTTATATTAAAAAATGGGTGCCTGAATACGACACTTTCAATTACGTTAAACCCATTGTTGATCATAAGTTTGCCAGGGAGCGGGCTTTGAATACCTATAAATCAGCGTTGAAAAAAGCTTAA
- a CDS encoding TIGR01777 family oxidoreductase, translated as MVILVFGGTGLIGQEFCAHALMNNHQPIVVSRFPERYNIPYQIIGYADAAKPPVQRMLSGEFAAVNLTGANIASKSWSDSRKKYLLESRIDILDRIELFLQQAPQEPDALLQSSAIGYYGNTGSKKIDENSAPGSGFLSELAQKWEERFQKVELEDTRKLIMRTGIVLSNNGGMLPKVLKPFKLFAGGVIGSGKQYVSWIHIQDQVRAMMHLIEDKYTHGVYNLTAPEPVTMKTFTKAVGKTLRRPAFFKVPSFVIKAMYGQMGKETILEGTRVYPKRLQDYEFEFIFTDVNLALKNLLIKQKKQK; from the coding sequence ATGGTAATACTTGTGTTTGGCGGAACCGGATTAATTGGACAGGAGTTTTGTGCTCATGCCCTTATGAATAATCATCAGCCCATTGTGGTATCGCGTTTTCCTGAAAGGTATAACATACCTTATCAGATTATCGGTTATGCCGATGCAGCCAAACCCCCCGTGCAGCGAATGTTAAGCGGAGAATTTGCTGCAGTAAATCTTACTGGTGCAAATATTGCCTCGAAATCATGGTCAGACTCCCGAAAAAAATACCTGTTAGAGAGTCGGATAGATATTCTGGACCGCATAGAACTTTTTCTCCAACAAGCTCCACAGGAACCCGATGCGCTCCTGCAATCGTCGGCTATTGGTTATTATGGCAATACAGGATCGAAGAAAATTGACGAAAACTCAGCACCAGGGTCAGGTTTTTTATCTGAACTTGCCCAAAAATGGGAAGAACGTTTCCAAAAAGTAGAACTTGAAGATACCCGCAAACTTATCATGCGCACAGGTATAGTGCTGTCGAACAATGGAGGCATGCTGCCCAAAGTATTGAAACCATTTAAGCTGTTTGCTGGTGGTGTAATCGGTTCCGGTAAGCAATATGTTTCCTGGATCCATATTCAGGACCAGGTAAGAGCCATGATGCACTTAATTGAGGATAAATATACCCATGGTGTTTATAATTTAACTGCGCCCGAACCAGTTACCATGAAAACTTTTACCAAAGCTGTTGGCAAAACATTGCGCCGGCCGGCCTTTTTTAAGGTGCCATCATTCGTAATAAAAGCAATGTACGGGCAAATGGGCAAAGAGACCATACTTGAAGGAACAAGGGTGTATCCGAAACGTTTGCAAGATTATGAGTTTGAATTTATTTTTACTGATGTAAACCTTGCGCTGAAAAATTTGCTCATTAAACAAAAGAAGCAGAAATAG